The sequence GAAATTCCAAGAGCCATCGCCATTTGAACAATTGCCTCGTTAAATAACTGTGATACTCCACCCCATGAGTATGAAACCCCACTTTGAGGTGCTGCTTCATTAAAAGCTTTTAAAATTTCTGATTGAATGTTACTTAAACCTATGCCACCATCATTAACACTGATTATAGAAGTGTATACTTTATCGATTTTATTGATTTCTGATGCTCCTTCTGCCATAACAATATTTGCTACATCTGAAACTTTTACAAATTTACCATCTCTTCCTCTAACGTTTAACTCATTTAAAATTGAAATTTTTGTTCTATTATCTTTTGATAATCTAATTAAAACATCAATATTTTCTATTCCAGTTTTTACAGATAAAGTTTGTCCAGCTGCCCTATTTCCACCTAAGAATGAGTAGCTTATTGTTCTTCCTATATCAAATGCACTAATTCCATGTGCTCTTAATTTATCTCTATTTAATACAACCCTTGCCTCTACATTTCCCGATTCTATACTTGATGTAATATCTATAATTCCAGGATTTCGACTAATCTTCTCCTGTATTTTAGATATAATATTTTTAGTAAGATTTAAGTCATTAGAACTTACCTGAAACTCGACATCTCCTTCGCCAGTATCTGTTTGATATTCGTTTTGGAGATTGAAATAGATACCTGGGATTTTAGAAATCTCTTTTCTTAAGTCTTTAGTAACATTAAAAACAGAAAATTTACGATCGGATTTTGGACCTATATCTACATTGACAATCCCTTTATTATCTTTAATCAAAGTTGAATATGACTTTGTTAAAGGATTGTTTTTTACTATTTCAACGGCCCGATTTGTAATCTCTTCTGCTTTTTCAACGGAAAGACCTCGCTCTAATTTTAGGACAATAGAATATCGCCCATAATCTTGCTTTGGAATAAACTCTGTTCTAGTAAACATAGGGCCTACTATCATCATTCCTATAAATGTTAAGAACGCTAATGCAACTGTTTTCTTTCTATTTGAAATAGCCCACTCTATTATT is a genomic window of Cetobacterium sp. ZOR0034 containing:
- a CDS encoding efflux RND transporter permease subunit — encoded protein: IIEWAISNRKKTVALAFLTFIGMMIVGPMFTRTEFIPKQDYGRYSIVLKLERGLSVEKAEEITNRAVEIVKNNPLTKSYSTLIKDNKGIVNVDIGPKSDRKFSVFNVTKDLRKEISKIPGIYFNLQNEYQTDTGEGDVEFQVSSNDLNLTKNIISKIQEKISRNPGIIDITSSIESGNVEARVVLNRDKLRAHGISAFDIGRTISYSFLGGNRAAGQTLSVKTGIENIDVLIRLSKDNRTKISILNELNVRGRDGKFVKVSDVANIVMAEGASEINKIDKVYTSIISVNDGGIGLSNIQSEILKAFNEAAPQSGVSYSWGGVSQLFNEAIVQMAMALGISIFLIYAILASQFENFLLPGIILASVPLAMIGVYSGLLLTNSPFDMMVMIGIIMLAGTVVNNAIVLIDFIKILRNRGYELNEAVKESCKTRLRPILMTTMTTVCGMIPLALGFGEGAELYSGMSIAVIFGLSFSTLLTLVIIPVLYIEIISITTYKK